From one Lycium ferocissimum isolate CSIRO_LF1 chromosome 5, AGI_CSIRO_Lferr_CH_V1, whole genome shotgun sequence genomic stretch:
- the LOC132058221 gene encoding protein transport protein Sec61 subunit gamma-1, translating to MDALDSVFDPLRDFAKDSVRLVKRCHKPDRKEFTKVATRTAIGFVVMGFVGFFVKLIFIPINNIIVGAS from the exons ATGGATGCTCTGGACTCTGTTTTTGACCCCCTTAGAGATTTCGCCAAAGACAGCGTTAGGCTTGTTAAGCGTTGCCACAAACCCGATCGCAAAG AATTCACCAAAGTTGCCACTCGTACTGCAATTGGTTTCGTTGTGATGGGATTTGTAGGATTTTTTGTCAAGTTGATTTTTATTcctattaacaacatcattgtTGGTGCTTCTTAA
- the LOC132056086 gene encoding nuclear transcription factor Y subunit C-1-like encodes MDNSPQQSAANAAAAAAAQTGGYPPQPYHHLLQQQQQQLQVFWHYQRQEIEKVNDFKNHQLPLARIKKIMKADEDVRMISAEAPILFAKACELFILELTIRSWLHAEENKRRTLQKNDIAAAITRTDIFDFLVDIVPRDEIKEEGAALGPGMVGSTASGVPYYYPPMGQPAPPGVMMGRPAMPGVDPSMYVQPPPPSQAWQSVWQTAEDNNYASGQGNVDDQS; translated from the exons ATGGACAACAGCCCTCAGCAATCGGCGGCAAATGCGGCTGCAGCAGCGGCGGCTCAGACAGGTGGATACCCACCGCAACCCTACCACCATCTCCttcagcagcaacaacaacagcTACAGGTGTTTTGGCACTACCAGCGTCAAGAAATTGAGAAGGTTAACGATTTCAAGAACCACCAACTTCCTCTTGCCCGTATCAAGAAGATCATGAAAGCTGACGAGGATGTCCGTATGATCTCAGCTGAAGCACCCATTTTGTTTGCTAAAGCATGTGAGCTCTTCATTCTTGAACTCACCATTCGTTCTTGGCTACACGCTGAGGAAAACAAGCGTCGTACTTTGCAGAAGAATGATATCGCTGCGGCGATTACGAGGACTGACATTTTTGATTTCCTTGTTGATATTGTTCCGAGGGATGAGATCAAGGAAGAGGGTGCTGCGCTTGGGCCTGGAATGGTAGGCTCTACAGCAAGTGGTGTTCCGTATTATTATCCACCAATGGGACAGCCTGCTCCACCTGGGGTTATGATGGGTAGGCCTGCTATGCCTGGGGTTGATCCGTCAATGTATGTTCAGCCTCCACCACCGTCGCAGGCGTGGCAGTCTGTTTGGCAGACTGCTGAGGATAATAACTATGCTAGTGGACAGGGTAATGTTGATGATCAAAG ttga
- the LOC132056087 gene encoding uncharacterized protein LOC132056087, translating to MECNKDEAARAKEIAEQKLTERDIAGAQRFALKAQNLFPGLDGLSQFLEVVNVYVAYEKKVHGEVDFYGFLSVDSSADDETISKRYRKLALALHPDKNQSVGADGAFKITCEAWSLLSDRIKKMMYGHRRAMAIRSMPMQGSQQEFRKFSMNPASARNSTNANFQPTRCLPSHQNLRHCGNLANYVR from the coding sequence ATGGAATGTAATAAAGATGAAGCTGCTAGGGCCAAAGAAATTGCTGAGCAGAAATTAACTGAGAGGGACATTGCTGGAGCTCAAAGATTTGCTTTGAAGGCTCAAAATCTGTTTCCAGGCCTTGATGGTCTTTCTCAGTTCCTGGAGGTGGTCAATGTTTATGTTGCTTATGAGAAGAAGGTTCATGGTGAAGTGGATTTTTACGGTTTCCTTTCTGTGGATTCCTCAGCTGATGATGAAACAATAAGTAAACGTTACAGAAAGCTTGCTCTAGCTCTTCACCCTGATAAAAATCAATCTGTTGGGGCAGATGGGGCGTTTAAGATTACATGTGAAGCATGGAGTTTGTTGTCAGATAGAATCAAAAAAATGATGTATGGCCATCGGCGAGCTATGGCCATAAGGAGCATGCCCATGCAAGGCAGCCAGCAGGAATTTCGTAAATTTTCCATGAACCCAGCTAGTGCGAGAAACTCAACTAATGCTAATTTTCAGCCCACCCGGTGCCTCCCCAGCCATCAAAACCTGAGACATTGTGGCAATCTTGCAAACTATGTCAGATAA